In Prochlorococcus marinus str. MIT 1214, one DNA window encodes the following:
- the trxA gene encoding thioredoxin — translation MSTASAVTDSSFEQEVLQSDVPVLVDFWAPWCGPCRMVAPIVEEISKDFEGKIKVFKLNTDENPNVASQYGIRSIPTLMIFKGGQKVDTVVGAVPKATLSGTISKHL, via the coding sequence ATGTCCACAGCTTCTGCAGTAACTGATTCCTCTTTCGAACAAGAAGTCCTCCAGAGCGATGTGCCTGTTTTGGTTGATTTCTGGGCACCATGGTGTGGGCCTTGCCGTATGGTTGCGCCAATTGTTGAAGAAATCTCTAAAGATTTCGAAGGTAAAATAAAAGTTTTTAAATTAAACACTGATGAGAACCCAAATGTGGCAAGTCAGTACGGGATAAGAAGCATCCCAACTTTAATGATTTTTAAAGGAGGACAAAAAGTAGATACAGTTGTTGGAGCAGTCCCTAAAGCAACGCTTTCAGGAACAATATCTAAACATCTTTGA
- the hisH gene encoding imidazole glycerol phosphate synthase subunit HisH, whose translation MAKIGLIDYGMGNLFSVQQAFKRVNQPLSIICNIKALKSCDALILPGVGAFDPAMINLRKTDLIPSIIDWVNNGKPLIGICLGLQLLFETSDEGTSKGLGVIKGHIRRLPQEKSERIPHIGWSPVFKTNKCPILENYPDSNWMYFVHSYTACPLEQKNTVAITKFGKTHFSSIVWHKNTGACQFHPEKSGLAGQKLILNWINWLKKTNF comes from the coding sequence TTGGCAAAAATTGGATTAATAGATTATGGAATGGGAAACCTTTTTTCAGTTCAACAAGCATTCAAAAGGGTAAATCAACCTTTAAGTATTATTTGCAATATAAAAGCACTTAAATCATGCGATGCTTTGATTCTTCCTGGTGTAGGGGCTTTCGATCCTGCAATGATTAATTTAAGAAAAACTGATTTAATACCTTCAATAATTGATTGGGTAAATAATGGCAAACCGCTTATTGGCATATGTCTAGGGTTACAGCTCTTATTTGAGACTAGTGATGAGGGAACTTCAAAAGGTTTAGGGGTTATAAAAGGCCATATTCGAAGATTGCCTCAAGAAAAAAGTGAAAGAATACCGCATATTGGTTGGTCACCAGTATTCAAAACAAACAAATGTCCCATTTTAGAAAACTATCCAGATTCCAACTGGATGTATTTCGTTCATTCATACACAGCATGTCCTTTAGAACAAAAAAATACCGTAGCAATAACAAAATTTGGAAAGACCCACTTCTCATCCATCGTCTGGCATAAAAACACTGGTGCTTGCCAATTTCATCCTGAAAAATCTGGTCTTGCAGGACAAAAACTTATTTTAAACTGGATTAATTGGTTGAAAAAAACTAACTTTTAG
- the rsmD gene encoding 16S rRNA (guanine(966)-N(2))-methyltransferase RsmD, with the protein MRLISGKRIESPLNKNTRPTSSKVREAIINILGKKLEEASWLDLCSGSGAMACEALQKGVKRVLAIEKQRETAKTCKKNLIDISKTVGHSLHIEVICNELISFLKKGPENKKIEFIKNFPRSEQKFDFVFLDPPYESELYEISQELLLAKQWIKKSSTLICECSSKSLPTIHNGWELNKEKFYGNTSLLFLIPNQALNYFDDTDSMH; encoded by the coding sequence TTGAGACTTATTTCTGGGAAACGGATAGAAAGTCCTTTAAACAAAAATACAAGACCTACGTCCTCAAAAGTTAGAGAGGCCATAATTAATATTCTTGGAAAGAAACTCGAAGAAGCAAGTTGGTTAGATCTTTGTAGTGGAAGTGGCGCAATGGCGTGTGAGGCCCTTCAAAAAGGTGTAAAGAGGGTTCTTGCCATTGAAAAACAAAGAGAAACCGCAAAAACATGTAAAAAGAACCTTATCGACATATCAAAAACTGTGGGTCATTCATTGCATATTGAAGTCATATGTAATGAATTGATCTCTTTTCTAAAAAAAGGGCCGGAAAACAAGAAAATTGAATTTATTAAAAATTTTCCTCGTTCTGAGCAAAAATTTGACTTTGTTTTTCTTGACCCTCCATACGAATCTGAGTTATATGAAATTTCTCAAGAACTTTTATTGGCAAAACAATGGATTAAAAAATCATCAACTTTGATATGCGAATGCTCGTCAAAATCATTGCCAACAATACATAATGGTTGGGAATTAAATAAAGAGAAATTCTATGGAAACACCTCTCTTCTTTTT